TTTTTCAAAACCAACTATAACCCTTTCAAATTCTACAGGTCTAGCCATACTAAACCCTGACGACACCAATATTAACATAAAGGTTAATAATAAACATGCTAACTTCTTAATTGTAATCCACTCCTATTTTTTATTAGTGTAAGCTAGCTAACTTTAACACTGGTATTTATCTATGTAGTTTTTAATAGAAATGTTAACAGAAAATTAATAAACGTATGAGTTTGTATAATCCTATAGTTATTTTTAATAAAAAAATAGGGCTGAGTATTTAGTAGAGTAAAAATATGTTTTTGTTTATAAGCTATAAATCATACTAGTTTAATTATAATATAATCCTATAAATTAGAGGATAAAGGTTATTTTTGATGAATAAAGTATATTATAAGAGTTTGTAAGGGGGAAAAGTGTTTGAAAATAAAAGTTTTGAAAATAGTTGGAGTGGCAACTTTAGCGATTCTACTGGTGCTAACAGTTTTTTGGTTTTCACTGCCCCTAATAAGTCAGCAGCGTTTGGGTAAAGAGTTATCACAGGATTTGGGAGTGCCATCCCCTGCTATAATTGCCCATAGAGGAGCTTCTCATTTGGCTCCAGAATCTACAGCTCCTGCTTATAAGCTGGCCAGGGATATAGGAGCTGACTATTTAGAAGCGGATTTACAACGAACAAAAGATGGGGTTATTGTTGTTTTTCATGATGAAGCATTGAAAAGAACAAGCGACATCGAAACTGTATTTCCAGAAAAGGCTGAGCAACCTCTAAGTGAGTTTACCTATAAGGAGTTAAAACAACTAGATACAGGAGGTTGGTTTAATGAAAAATTCCCTGATCAAGCTAGAGACTCCTATGTGGGTTTAAATATTTTGACTTTAGATGAGCTTATTGACATCGCGGAATCAGGAAATAATAATCCAGGATTATATCTTGAAACAAAATTTGCAGATAAATATCCTGGGATAGAAAAAGATATAATAGAGATATTAGAAAGACGAGGCTGGATTGATGGGAAACCTAAGTTTTCAGATCCTGAAAGAAAGGTTAATGATAAGTTAGGTGTTGCTACAGTAAATGTTATGGAACGAGATTCAAGACTTATATTTCAATCCTTTTATTCGCACAGCATTGAAGAATTTAATAGCTTGGCCCCTTCAGTTCTGAGGGTTACGTTAATAAGTAAAGATATAGAAGAAAAATATGGCTGGGAAAACATTATAGAAGAAACGGTTGCAACATCTGATGGCATAGGACCAGTAGGTAATTTAGCATTACCCTGGCGCGTCAATAAAGTGCATAAAAAGGGCTTGATTGTTCACGCTTATACAATAAACTCACCATTTCAAATGAGAATACTTCATAGGTCTGGTG
This genomic interval from Proteinivorax tanatarense contains the following:
- a CDS encoding glycerophosphodiester phosphodiesterase family protein, encoding MKIKVLKIVGVATLAILLVLTVFWFSLPLISQQRLGKELSQDLGVPSPAIIAHRGASHLAPESTAPAYKLARDIGADYLEADLQRTKDGVIVVFHDEALKRTSDIETVFPEKAEQPLSEFTYKELKQLDTGGWFNEKFPDQARDSYVGLNILTLDELIDIAESGNNNPGLYLETKFADKYPGIEKDIIEILERRGWIDGKPKFSDPERKVNDKLGVATVNVMERDSRLIFQSFYSHSIEEFNSLAPSVLRVTLISKDIEEKYGWENIIEETVATSDGIGPVGNLALPWRVNKVHKKGLIVHAYTINSPFQMRILHRSGVDGIFTDRPELALEVYDRTNQIELDKIFHNIGY